The Sphingomonas sp. KR3-1 genome contains a region encoding:
- the gltB gene encoding glutamate synthase large subunit, producing the protein MYRPEFEGDACGVGMVAATDGQPSRRVVQSAIDALKAVWHRGAVDADGKTGDGAGLHVDLPVRFFDDAIAAGGHRVLPNRLAVGMIFLPRTDLGAQEACRTIVESEIIEAGYTIYGWRQVPVDVSVIGMKAQATRPEIEQIMIAGPLPGTMDAAEFEKELYLVRRRIEKAVIAAQINGFYICSLSTRSIIYKGLFLAESLSDFYPDLKDERFTSRVAIFHQRYSTNTFPQWWLAQPFRCLAHNGEINTIRGNKNWMRSHEIKMASIAFGERSEDIKPVIPAGASDTAALDAVFEAICRSGRDAPTAKLMLVPEAWDEHTPAKHLEMYKYLASVMEPWDGPAALAMTDGRWAVAGVDRNALRPLRYTRTSDGLLIVGSETGMVQIPESTVLAKGRMGPGQMIAVDLDEGVLLGDFEIKDRIAGEHDYAGMIGEFVTIADLAAPEAAPLHFDRADLTRRQVAAGQTLEDMELILAPMVETAKEAIGSMGDDTPLAVISDKPRLISQFFRQNFSQVTNPPIDSLRERQVMTLKTRFGNLANILDADGGGSKVLVLDSPVLTNDDWERLRAYFGGQCAEIDCTFPVSDNPDDLREAIKRIRYEAEQAVRAGCTELFLTDEHVSAERAAIAGVLAAAAVHTHLVRRGLRSYASVNVRSAECLDTHYYAVLIGVGATTVNAYLTEASIADRLGRGLFGEISLEECLKRHRKAIDEGLLKIMSKMGIAVISSYRGGYNFEAVGLSRALVNDLFPGMPAKISGEGYASLHLSAMMRHAKAYDRGVATLPIGGFYRQRHGGETHAYSAQLMHLLQTAVSTDSYSSYMAFSRGVRDMPPVYLRDLLEFNFPIEGIQIDQVEAITEIRKRFVTPGMSLGALSPEAHETLAIAMNRIGAKAVSGEGGEDKLRYTPYENGDNANSTIKQIASGRFGVTAEYLNACDEIEIKVAQGAKPGEGGQLPGFKVTEFIAKLRHATPGVTLISPPPHHDIYSIEDLAQLIYDLKMINPRARVCVKLVSSAGIGTVAAGVAKAHADVILIAGHVGGTGASPQTSVKYAGTPWEMGLTEVNQTLTLNGLRGRVKLRTDGGLKTGRDIVIAAILGAEEFGIGTLSLVAMGCIMVRQCHSNTCPVGVCTQDEKLRQKFVGTPEKVINLMTFIAEEVREILARLGFSSLDEIIGRTELLRQVSRGAEHLDDLDLNPILAKVDADDAERRFSLSTFRNEVPDSLDAQMIKDAAPVFARREKMQLTYNVRNTHRAVGTRLSSEITRLYGMSTLADGHVHVRLRGSAGQSLGAFLCKGVTLEVFGDSNDYVGKGLSGGIIVVRPLVSSPIESWKNTIIGNTVLYGATSGRLFAAGQAGERFAVRNSGAEVVVEGCGANGCEYMTGGTAVLLGQVGMNFGAGMTGGMAFVYDEDASFEGRANPESIVWQRLSSAHWEEKLRGLVEAHVLATDSKWAAGLLEDWNRALGHFWQVVPREMLTRLPMPLNDDSPEAVAAE; encoded by the coding sequence ATGTACCGTCCCGAGTTCGAGGGCGATGCCTGCGGCGTCGGCATGGTCGCCGCGACCGACGGCCAGCCTTCGCGCCGCGTCGTCCAGTCGGCGATCGATGCGCTCAAGGCCGTGTGGCACCGCGGCGCGGTCGACGCCGATGGCAAGACCGGCGACGGCGCGGGCCTTCATGTCGACCTGCCCGTGCGCTTCTTCGATGACGCGATCGCCGCGGGCGGCCACCGGGTGCTGCCGAACCGGCTCGCCGTCGGCATGATCTTCCTGCCGCGCACCGATCTGGGCGCGCAAGAGGCCTGCCGCACGATCGTCGAGTCCGAGATCATCGAGGCTGGCTACACCATCTATGGCTGGCGCCAGGTGCCGGTCGACGTCTCGGTGATCGGCATGAAGGCGCAGGCGACGCGCCCCGAGATCGAGCAGATCATGATCGCCGGTCCGCTGCCCGGCACGATGGACGCCGCCGAGTTCGAGAAGGAGCTCTATCTCGTCCGCCGCCGGATCGAGAAGGCAGTGATCGCCGCGCAGATCAACGGCTTCTACATCTGCTCGCTGTCGACACGCTCGATCATCTACAAGGGCCTGTTCCTCGCGGAATCGCTGTCCGACTTCTATCCCGACCTCAAGGACGAGCGCTTCACCAGCCGCGTGGCGATCTTCCACCAGCGCTATTCGACCAACACCTTCCCGCAATGGTGGCTGGCGCAGCCGTTCCGCTGCCTCGCGCACAATGGCGAGATCAACACGATCCGCGGCAACAAGAACTGGATGCGCAGCCACGAGATCAAGATGGCGAGCATCGCGTTCGGCGAGCGCAGCGAGGACATCAAGCCGGTGATCCCCGCCGGCGCATCGGACACCGCCGCGCTGGACGCGGTGTTCGAGGCGATCTGCCGCTCGGGCCGCGATGCCCCCACCGCCAAGCTGATGCTGGTGCCCGAGGCGTGGGACGAGCACACCCCGGCCAAACATCTCGAGATGTACAAATATCTCGCCTCGGTGATGGAGCCGTGGGACGGCCCCGCCGCGCTGGCGATGACCGATGGCCGCTGGGCCGTCGCCGGCGTCGACCGCAACGCGCTGCGCCCGCTGCGCTACACCCGGACCAGCGACGGCCTGCTCATCGTCGGTTCCGAGACCGGCATGGTCCAGATCCCCGAATCGACCGTGCTCGCCAAGGGCCGGATGGGCCCGGGCCAGATGATCGCGGTCGACCTCGACGAGGGCGTGCTGCTCGGCGATTTCGAGATCAAGGACCGGATCGCCGGCGAGCATGACTATGCCGGGATGATCGGCGAGTTCGTGACGATCGCCGATCTCGCCGCGCCCGAAGCCGCGCCGCTGCATTTCGATCGCGCCGACCTCACTCGCCGCCAGGTCGCCGCGGGGCAGACGCTCGAGGACATGGAGCTGATCCTCGCGCCGATGGTCGAGACCGCCAAGGAAGCGATCGGCTCGATGGGCGACGATACGCCGCTCGCGGTGATCTCGGACAAGCCGCGCCTGATCAGCCAATTTTTCCGCCAGAACTTCAGCCAGGTCACCAACCCGCCGATCGACTCGCTGCGTGAGCGCCAAGTGATGACGCTCAAGACGCGCTTCGGGAACCTCGCCAACATCCTCGATGCCGATGGCGGCGGCTCGAAGGTGCTGGTGCTCGACAGCCCGGTGCTGACCAATGACGATTGGGAGCGGCTGCGCGCCTATTTCGGCGGCCAGTGCGCCGAGATCGACTGCACCTTCCCGGTCAGCGACAATCCCGACGACCTGCGCGAGGCGATCAAGCGCATCCGCTACGAGGCCGAGCAGGCGGTCCGCGCCGGCTGCACCGAGCTGTTCCTCACCGACGAGCATGTCTCGGCCGAGCGCGCCGCCATCGCCGGGGTCCTCGCCGCCGCGGCCGTGCACACGCATCTCGTCCGCCGGGGTCTCCGCTCCTACGCGTCGGTCAACGTCCGCAGCGCCGAATGTCTCGACACGCATTATTACGCGGTGCTGATCGGCGTCGGCGCGACCACGGTGAACGCCTATCTCACCGAGGCATCGATCGCCGATCGTCTCGGCCGCGGCCTGTTCGGCGAGATCAGCCTCGAGGAGTGCCTCAAGCGCCACCGCAAGGCGATCGACGAGGGCCTGCTCAAGATCATGTCGAAGATGGGGATCGCGGTGATCTCCTCCTATCGCGGCGGCTATAATTTCGAGGCGGTCGGCCTCAGCCGCGCGCTGGTCAACGACCTGTTCCCCGGCATGCCCGCCAAGATCTCGGGCGAAGGCTATGCCTCGCTCCACCTCTCGGCGATGATGCGGCATGCCAAGGCCTATGATCGCGGCGTCGCGACGCTGCCGATCGGCGGCTTCTATCGCCAGCGCCACGGCGGCGAGACGCATGCCTATTCGGCGCAGCTGATGCACCTGCTGCAGACCGCGGTGTCGACCGACAGCTACTCGTCCTACATGGCCTTCTCGCGCGGCGTGCGCGACATGCCGCCGGTCTATCTGCGCGACCTGCTCGAGTTCAACTTCCCGATCGAGGGCATCCAGATCGACCAGGTCGAGGCGATCACCGAGATCCGCAAGCGCTTCGTCACCCCCGGCATGTCGCTCGGCGCGCTGTCGCCCGAGGCGCACGAGACGCTGGCGATCGCGATGAACCGCATCGGCGCCAAGGCGGTGTCGGGCGAGGGCGGCGAGGACAAGCTGCGCTACACGCCCTATGAGAATGGCGACAACGCCAACTCGACGATCAAGCAGATCGCCTCGGGCCGCTTCGGCGTCACCGCCGAATATCTCAACGCCTGCGACGAGATCGAGATCAAGGTCGCGCAGGGCGCCAAGCCCGGCGAGGGCGGCCAGCTGCCCGGCTTCAAGGTCACCGAGTTCATCGCCAAGCTGCGCCACGCGACGCCCGGCGTCACGCTGATCAGCCCGCCGCCGCACCACGACATCTATTCGATCGAGGATCTGGCGCAGCTCATCTACGACTTGAAGATGATCAACCCGCGCGCGCGCGTCTGCGTCAAGCTGGTCAGCTCGGCCGGCATCGGCACGGTTGCCGCTGGCGTCGCCAAGGCGCATGCCGACGTGATCCTGATCGCCGGCCATGTCGGCGGCACCGGCGCTTCGCCGCAAACCTCGGTCAAGTACGCCGGCACGCCCTGGGAAATGGGCCTGACCGAAGTCAACCAGACGCTGACGCTCAACGGCCTGCGCGGCCGGGTCAAGCTGCGCACCGATGGCGGCCTCAAGACCGGGCGCGACATCGTCATCGCCGCGATCCTCGGTGCCGAGGAGTTCGGCATCGGCACGCTCAGCCTGGTCGCGATGGGCTGCATCATGGTCCGCCAGTGCCATTCGAACACCTGCCCGGTAGGCGTCTGCACCCAGGACGAGAAGCTGCGCCAGAAGTTCGTCGGTACGCCCGAAAAGGTCATCAACCTGATGACCTTCATCGCCGAGGAAGTCCGCGAGATCCTCGCGCGGCTCGGCTTCTCCAGCCTCGACGAGATCATCGGCCGCACCGAGCTGCTCCGCCAGGTCAGCCGCGGCGCCGAGCATCTCGACGATCTCGACTTGAACCCGATCCTCGCCAAGGTCGATGCCGACGATGCCGAGCGCCGCTTCAGCCTGTCGACCTTCCGCAACGAAGTGCCCGACAGCCTCGATGCGCAGATGATCAAGGATGCCGCCCCGGTCTTCGCGCGCCGCGAGAAGATGCAGCTGACCTACAATGTCCGCAACACCCACCGCGCGGTCGGCACCCGGCTCTCGTCCGAGATCACCCGCCTCTACGGCATGTCGACGCTGGCCGATGGCCATGTCCATGTCCGTCTGCGCGGCTCGGCCGGCCAGTCGCTCGGCGCCTTCCTGTGCAAGGGCGTCACGCTCGAGGTGTTCGGCGACAGCAACGACTATGTCGGCAAGGGCCTGTCGGGCGGCATCATCGTGGTGCGCCCGCTGGTCAGCTCGCCGATCGAAAGCTGGAAGAACACGATCATCGGCAACACCGTGCTCTACGGCGCGACCTCGGGCCGGCTGTTCGCCGCGGGCCAGGCGGGGGAGCGCTTCGCGGTGCGCAACTCGGGCGCCGAAGTGGTGGTCGAAGGCTGCGGCGCCAATGGCTGCGAGTATATGACCGGCGGCACCGCGGTGCTGCTCGGCCAGGTCGGCATGAACTTCGGCGCCGGCATGACCGGCGGCATGGCCTTTGTATATGACGAGGACGCCAGCTTCGAGGGCCGCGCCAACCCCGAGAGCATCGTCTGGCAGCGCCTGTCCTCCGCGCATTGGGAGGAAAAGCTGCGTGGCCTGGTCGAGGCGCATGTGCTTGCTACCGACAGCAAATGGGCCGCCGGCCTGCTCGAGGACTGGAACCGCGCGCTCGGCCATTTCTGGCAGGTCGTGCCTCGGGAAATGCTGACCCGCCTGCCGATGCCGCTCAACGACGACTCACCCGAGGCGGTGGCGGCTGAATAA
- a CDS encoding YbhB/YbcL family Raf kinase inhibitor-like protein, which translates to MLEHLPHWLGKALSPLRAGADKLVIVRPELAGDGVIHLASPAFANGARLPDRFTADGEGVSPPLFWTGVPEGTERLVLIVEDPDAPTPQPMVHAIVWGLPLSGDLKEGDIRPDEGEALGEDVGRNSRFAEGWLPPDPPNGHGEHNYAFQLFALGAGPEPGENPGRGEVLRVMEGRVLAAGLLTGTYSRGEEAPLGPVGAGAVA; encoded by the coding sequence ATGCTCGAACATCTTCCCCATTGGCTCGGCAAGGCGCTGAGCCCGCTGCGTGCCGGCGCGGACAAGCTGGTGATCGTCCGGCCCGAACTGGCTGGCGACGGCGTGATCCATCTCGCCAGCCCGGCCTTCGCCAATGGCGCGCGCCTGCCCGATCGCTTCACTGCGGACGGCGAGGGCGTTTCGCCGCCCTTGTTCTGGACCGGGGTGCCCGAGGGCACCGAGCGGCTGGTGTTGATCGTCGAGGATCCCGATGCGCCGACGCCCCAGCCCATGGTCCACGCGATCGTCTGGGGTCTGCCGCTCTCCGGCGATCTCAAGGAGGGCGATATCCGTCCAGACGAGGGCGAGGCGCTCGGCGAGGATGTCGGCCGCAACAGCCGCTTCGCCGAGGGCTGGCTGCCGCCCGATCCGCCCAACGGGCATGGCGAGCACAATTATGCCTTCCAGCTCTTCGCGCTGGGCGCCGGCCCCGAACCGGGCGAGAATCCCGGCCGCGGCGAAGTGCTGCGCGTCATGGAAGGGCGGGTGCTGGCAGCAGGGCTGCTCACTGGCACCTATTCGCGCGGCGAGGAAGCGCCGCTCGGGCCGGTCGGCGCGGGTGCGGTGGCCTGA
- a CDS encoding glutathione S-transferase family protein has protein sequence MWQLYQFPLCPFSRKVRLLLGEKGVGYEPVRESPWLRRDEFLDLNPTGQVPVMVDDERGVTLIDSTVICEFFEETVNKAPMLNGTATDRAEIRRLAIWFDTNFYAEITAPLLHERMLKRVVYKQSPDGQALRNAMKAAVNHLDYIDYLLDHRTWLAGPTMSLADLAAAAQISIADYLGGIDWKSHEQAKGWYIRMKSRPSFRPLLSERMEGIPPPADYEKLDL, from the coding sequence ATGTGGCAGCTCTATCAATTCCCGCTATGTCCCTTCTCGCGCAAGGTCCGGCTGCTGCTGGGCGAGAAGGGCGTCGGCTATGAGCCGGTGCGCGAATCGCCCTGGCTGCGGCGCGACGAGTTCCTCGATCTGAACCCCACCGGCCAAGTGCCGGTGATGGTCGATGACGAGCGCGGGGTCACGCTGATCGATTCCACGGTGATCTGCGAGTTCTTCGAGGAGACGGTGAACAAGGCGCCGATGCTCAACGGCACCGCCACCGATCGCGCCGAGATCCGCCGCCTGGCGATCTGGTTCGACACCAATTTCTATGCCGAGATCACCGCGCCCTTGCTCCACGAGCGCATGCTTAAGCGCGTCGTCTACAAGCAGTCGCCCGACGGCCAGGCGCTGCGCAACGCGATGAAGGCGGCGGTCAACCATCTCGATTATATCGATTATCTGCTCGATCACCGCACCTGGCTGGCCGGCCCGACGATGAGCCTCGCCGATCTTGCCGCCGCGGCGCAGATCTCGATCGCCGACTATCTCGGCGGCATCGACTGGAAGAGCCATGAGCAGGCCAAGGGCTGGTATATCCGCATGAAGAGCAGGCCCAGCTTCCGCCCTCTTTTGAGCGAGCGCATGGAAGGCATCCCGCCGCCCGCCGACTATGAGAAGCTCGACCTTTAG
- a CDS encoding SDR family oxidoreductase, giving the protein MSETAEMIHEDALPGQESALEPKPEWEPRYPGSGRLQGKVALITGADSGIGRAVAALYAREGADVAILYLCEHDDAEKTAEIVRAEGRAALTIAGDIGEKGFCDQAVAQVIERFGRIDVLVNNAGEQHPDKDITDITEEQLRRTFQTNIFGMFFLTQAARPHLKKGAAIVNCTSITMYQGSKELLDYSSTKGAITAFTRSLSENLVGEGIRVNAVAPGPIWTPLNPSGGASREKLEHFGEDTPMGRPGQPNEVAPAFLFLACEDASYMSGQVLHPNGGTIVNG; this is encoded by the coding sequence ATGAGCGAAACCGCCGAGATGATCCACGAAGACGCGCTGCCCGGACAGGAGAGCGCGCTCGAGCCCAAGCCCGAATGGGAGCCGCGCTATCCCGGCTCCGGACGCCTCCAGGGCAAGGTCGCGCTGATCACCGGCGCCGACAGCGGTATCGGCCGCGCCGTCGCCGCGCTCTATGCGCGCGAGGGCGCCGATGTGGCGATCCTCTATCTGTGCGAGCATGACGACGCGGAGAAGACCGCGGAGATCGTCCGCGCCGAGGGCCGCGCGGCGCTGACCATCGCCGGCGATATCGGGGAGAAGGGCTTCTGCGACCAGGCAGTCGCCCAGGTTATCGAGAGGTTCGGCCGGATCGACGTGCTGGTGAACAATGCCGGCGAGCAGCATCCCGACAAGGACATCACCGACATCACCGAGGAACAGCTGCGGCGCACCTTCCAGACCAACATCTTCGGGATGTTCTTCCTGACCCAGGCCGCGCGCCCGCACCTTAAAAAGGGCGCGGCGATCGTCAACTGCACCTCGATCACCATGTACCAGGGCTCGAAGGAACTGCTCGACTATTCGAGCACCAAGGGCGCGATCACGGCGTTCACCCGCAGCCTGTCCGAGAATCTGGTCGGCGAGGGTATCCGCGTCAACGCGGTGGCACCGGGACCGATCTGGACGCCGCTCAACCCCTCGGGCGGCGCGTCGCGGGAGAAGCTCGAACATTTCGGCGAGGACACGCCGATGGGCCGGCCGGGCCAGCCCAATGAGGTGGCGCCGGCCTTCCTGTTCCTGGCCTGCGAGGATGCCAGCTACATGTCGGGCCAGGTGCTGCATCCCAATGGCGGGACGATCGTGAACGGCTGA